The Canis lupus baileyi chromosome 29, mCanLup2.hap1, whole genome shotgun sequence genome includes a region encoding these proteins:
- the BORCS7 gene encoding BLOC-1-related complex subunit 7, translating to MRPFLSHGGRDATSLPSALMPFGPSDSPLSRLRRSLVEVMATGTPDSQARFGQSVKGLLTEKVNTCGTDVIALTKQVLKGSRSSELLGQAARNMVLQEDAILHSEDSLRKMAIITTHLQYQQEAIQKNVEQSSDLQDQLNHLLK from the exons ATGCGTCCCTTCCTTTCCCACGGTGGAAGAGACGCCACTTCGCTTCCTTCCGCTTTGATGCCTTTTGGCCCCAGCGACTCGCCGTTGTCCAGGCTGAGGCGTTCACTAGTTGAGGTGATGGCGACTGGGACACCAGATTCGCAAGCGCGATTCGGTCAATCCGTGAAGGGGCTCCTCACAGAGAAGGTGAACACCTGTGGGACGGATGTGATCGCGCTCACCAAGCAGGTGCTGAAAGGCTCCCGGAGCTCTGAG cTGCTAGGTCAGGCGGCTCGAAACATGGTCCTGCAGGAAGATGCCATCTTGCACTCAGAAGAT agttTAAGGAAAATGGCAATAATAACAACGCACCTTCAATACCA GCAAGAAGCTATTCAGAAGAA TGTTGAGCAGTCTTCTGATCTACAGGACCAGTTGAATCATCTGTTGAAATAG